From Oryza sativa Japonica Group chromosome 4, ASM3414082v1, one genomic window encodes:
- the LOC4335512 gene encoding probable aldo-keto reductase 2 — translation MAAAAPATAAVRRMKLGSQGLEVSAQGLGCMGMSAFYGPPKPEPDMVALIHHAVAAGVTLLDTSDIYGPHTNELLLGKALQGGVRDKVELATKFGIAFEDGKRDVRGDPAYVRAACEGSLRRLGVDSIDLYYQHRVDKKVPIEVTIGELKKLVEEGKIKYIGLSEASASTIRRAHAVHPITAVQLEWSLWSRDVEEDIIPTCRELGIGIVAYSPLGRGFFSAGAKLVESLSDQDFRKHIPRFQQENLEKNAEIFERVNAMAARKGCTPSQLALAWVHHQGSDVCPIPGTTKIENLNQNIGALSVKLTPEEMAELESYASTDDVRGDRYPQAMANTTWQNSETPPLSSWKAQ, via the exons atggcagctgctgctccggcgacggcggcggtgcggcgcatGAAGCTGGGCTCGCAGGGTCTGGAGGTCTCGGCGCAGGGGCTGGGATGCATGGGCATGTCCGCCTTCTACGGCCCGCCCAAGCCGGAGCCCGACATGGTGGCGCTCATccaccacgccgtcgccgccggcgtcaccctcctcgacacctcCGACATCTACGGCCCCCACACCAACGAGCTCCTCCTCGGCAAG GCGCTGCAGGGCGGCGTGCGTGATAAGGTTGAGCTGGCCACCAAGTTCGGCATCGCGTTCGAAGACGGCAAGCGGGACGTCCGCGGGGACCCGGCGTACGTGCGCGCGGCGTGCGAGGGCAGCCTCCGGCGGCTCGGCGTCGACAGCATCGACCTTTACTACCAGCACCGTGTCGACAAGAAGGTGCCCATCGAGGTCACG ATTGGCGAACTCAAGAAACTAGTTGAAGAAggaaagataaaatatattggGTTATCTGAAGCATCTGCATCAACTATCAGAAGGGCTCATGCTGTACACCCTATCACTGCTGTTCAGCTTGAGTGGTCATTATGGTCTAGAGACGTGGAAGAAGATATAATTCCAACTTGCAG AGAACTTGGAATTGGAATAGTAGCTTATAGCCCACTTGGTAGAGGGTTCTTTTCTGCTGGAGCTAAACTAGTGGAGTCTCTATCAGATCAGGATTTTCGCAAG CATATTCCTAGATTTCAACAAGAGAATCTTGAGAAGAATGCTGAAATATTTGAGCGTGTTAACGCAATGGCAGCCAGAAAAGGATGCACACCGTCACAGCTCGCATTGGCCTGGGTCCATCATCAGGGAAGCGATGTATGCCCCATACCTGGGACAACAAAAATCGAGAATTTAAACCAAAACATTGGAGCACTATCTGTGAAGCTCACACCTGAGGAAATGGCTGAACTCGAGTCTTACGCAAGCACAGATGATGTTCGAGGCGACCGGTATCCTCAGGCGATGGCCAACACTACTTGGCAAAATTCTGAGACCCCTCCCTTGTCATCTTGGAAAGCTCAGTAA
- the LOC4335510 gene encoding LOW QUALITY PROTEIN: probable aldo-keto reductase 2 (The sequence of the model RefSeq protein was modified relative to this genomic sequence to represent the inferred CDS: deleted 1 base in 1 codon; substituted 1 base at 1 genomic stop codon), translating into MAPAAPATAAVRRVKLGSQGLEVSAQGLGCMGMSAFHGPSKPEADMVALIHHAVAAGVTLLDTADIYGPHANEALLGKALQVGSVRDNVALATKFGKFLADGKVGIRGDPAYVRAACEGSLQRLGVDCIDLYYQHRVDKKVPIEVTIDELKKLVEEGKVKYIGLCEASASTIRRAHAVHPINAVQLEWSLWSRDVEEDIIPTCRELGIGIVAYSPLGRGXFFSGGAKLVDSLPDHDFRKNLPRFQPENLEKNAKIFDRVNAMAMRKGCTAAQFALAWIHHKGDDVCPIPGTTKIENFDQNVGALSLELTRDEMAELESYAAAADVHGDWYAQMANTWKDCETPPLSSWKEE; encoded by the exons atggcacctgctgctccggcgacggcggcggtgcggcgcgtGAAGCTGGGCTCGCAGGGCCTGGAGGTCTCGGCGCAGGGGCTGGGCTGCATGGGCATGTCCGCCTTCCACGGGCCGTCCAAGCCGGAGGCCGACATGGTGGCGCTCATccaccacgccgtcgccgccggcgtcaccctcctcgacaccgcCGACATCTACGGGCCGCACGCCAACGAGGCCCTCCTCGGCAAG GCGCTACAGGTCGGCAGTGTGCGCGACAATGTTGCACTGGCCACCAAGTTCGGTAAATTTCTCGCCGACGGTAAGGTGGGGATCCGCGGGGACCCGGCGTACGTGCGGGCGGCGTGCGAGGGCAGCCTCCAGCGGCTCGGCGTCGACTGCATAGACCTTTACTACCAGCACCGCGTCGACAAGAAGGTGCCCATCGAGGTCACT ATTGATGAACTCAAAAAACTAGTTGAAGAAGGAAAGGTAAAATATATTGGGTTATGTGAAGCATCTGCATCAACAATCAGAAGGGCTCATGCGGTACACCCTATCAATGCAGTTCAGCTCGAGTGGTCATTATGGTCTAGAGACGTGGAAGAAGATATAATTCCAACTTGCAG GGAACTTGGAATTGGAATAGTAGCTTACAGCCCACTTGGTAGAGGG TAGTTCTTTTCTGGTGGAGCTAAACTAGTGGATTCTCTACCAGACCATGATTTTCGCAAG AATCTGCCTAGATTCCAACCAGAAAACCTTGAGAAGAATGCCAAGATATTCGATCGCGTCAATGCGATGGCGATGAGGAAAGGATGCACGGCTGCGCAGTTCGCACTGGCTTGGATTCACCACAAGGGGGACGATGTTTGCCCCATACCCGGTACCACGAAGATCGAGAATTTCGACCAGAATGTTGGGGCTCTGTCCCTGGAGCTCACTCGGGACGAAATGGCTGAGCTCGAATCctacgctgctgctgctgatgtgcACGGTGACTGGTACGCTCAGATGGCCAACACCTGGAAGGATTGTGAGACCCCTCCGTTGTCCTCATGGAAAGAGGAGTAG